In Bosea vestrisii, the following are encoded in one genomic region:
- the rnd gene encoding ribonuclease D: protein MNLINTTDELASACSRLAAHPFVTVDTEFLRETTYYPKLCLVQMASPDEAVMVDPLAEGLDLAPLMGLMTDQNVVKVFHAARQDLEIVWMLGRVLPTPLFDTQVAAMVCGYGDSVGYEQLVNDLAKARVDKSSRFTDWSRRPLSEAQLTYAESDVTHLRDVYLALQADLAASGRESWVAEEMAVLNSPGTYEVKPENAWQRLKGRLRKPKELAVLMELAAWREREAQHRDVPRQRVLKDDALMDIVQRAPRSTEALAELRSVPNGFERSRSGGEVLAAVERALALDPHSLPRLERERGRPSNGAVLDLLKVLLKATADTERVAPKIIASSDDLEEIASNDEADVPALKGWRRELFGEKALALKNGSLALRIVRGRVTVG, encoded by the coding sequence ATGAATCTGATCAACACCACCGACGAGCTCGCCTCCGCCTGCTCCCGCCTCGCCGCGCACCCCTTCGTCACCGTCGACACGGAGTTCCTGCGCGAGACGACCTATTATCCGAAGCTCTGCCTGGTTCAGATGGCTTCGCCGGACGAGGCCGTGATGGTCGACCCGCTGGCTGAGGGCCTCGATCTTGCGCCGCTCATGGGGCTGATGACAGACCAGAACGTGGTCAAGGTCTTCCATGCCGCCCGGCAGGACCTCGAAATCGTCTGGATGCTCGGCCGTGTGCTGCCGACGCCCCTGTTCGATACCCAGGTCGCGGCCATGGTCTGCGGCTATGGCGACTCGGTCGGCTATGAGCAGCTCGTCAACGACCTCGCCAAGGCGCGTGTCGACAAATCCTCGCGCTTCACCGACTGGTCGCGCCGCCCGCTCAGCGAGGCGCAGCTGACCTACGCCGAATCCGACGTCACCCATCTGCGCGACGTCTACCTGGCGCTGCAGGCCGATCTCGCCGCGAGCGGTCGCGAGAGCTGGGTCGCCGAAGAGATGGCGGTGCTCAACTCGCCGGGAACCTACGAGGTCAAGCCGGAGAACGCCTGGCAGCGACTCAAGGGGCGCCTGCGCAAGCCGAAGGAGCTGGCGGTGCTGATGGAGCTCGCCGCCTGGCGCGAGCGCGAGGCACAGCATCGCGACGTGCCGCGCCAGCGCGTGCTCAAGGACGACGCCCTCATGGATATCGTCCAGCGTGCACCACGCTCGACCGAGGCGTTGGCCGAATTACGCTCCGTGCCGAACGGCTTCGAGCGCTCACGCTCCGGCGGCGAGGTGCTGGCGGCGGTCGAACGCGCTTTGGCGCTCGATCCGCACAGCCTGCCCCGGCTCGAGCGCGAGCGCGGCCGACCGAGCAACGGTGCCGTGCTCGATTTGCTCAAGGTCCTGCTCAAGGCGACCGCCGACACCGAGCGCGTCGCGCCGAAGATCATCGCCTCCAGCGACGACCTCGAGGAGATCGCCAGCAACGACGAGGCCGACGTGCCGGCTCTGAAGGGCTGGCGCCGCGAGCTTTTCGGTGAGAAGGCGCTGGCGCTGAAGAACGGCTCGCTGGCGCTCAGGATCGTGCGCGGACGGGTCACGGTCGGCTAG